Proteins co-encoded in one Salvia splendens isolate huo1 chromosome 4, SspV2, whole genome shotgun sequence genomic window:
- the LOC121800148 gene encoding 2-oxoglutarate-dependent dioxygenase AOP3-like: protein MKPRISDVLLLGLFSTYSIIPHTDKSFTSILHQRQVKGLQIMTKTGDWVGVDPSPSAFVVMAGDACMGFTNGRIEPSYHRVMIEGSEERYSLGLFTFIRDVEIHVPEELVDEDHPLQFMPFDNYKYIHFYYTEEGRRSKCPIRAYCGM, encoded by the exons tgctgttgggcttgtttagtacgtactccatcatccCTCACACTGACAAGAGCTTCACCTCCATTCTTCACCAACGCCAAGTGAAGGGACTCCAAATTATGACGAAAACCGGCGATTGGGTTGGCGTCGATCCCTCGCCGTCAGCTTTTGTTGTCATGGCCGGCGACGCTTGTATG GGATTCACAAATGGAAGAATAGAGCCTTCATATCATAGAGTGATGATTGAAGGGAGTGAAGAAAGGTATTCACTTGGCTTGTTTACTTTTATTAGGGATGTGGAAATACACGTGCCGGAAGAGCTAGTTGATGAAGATCATCCTTTGCAATTTATGCCTTTTGACAACtacaaatatatccatttttattACACCGAGGAAGGGAGGAGATCAAAGTGTCCAATTAGGGCTTATTGTGGAATGTGA
- the LOC121800489 gene encoding probable 2-oxoglutarate-dependent dioxygenase AOP1, with protein MGSETIKLPIIDFSNLKPQTETWDSTKAQVHQALEEYGCFEATFNHIPLHLRKSVIHEIKELFDLPLPIKLRNRSNKPYHGYVGQYPMVPLYESLGIPDALSPGKIQGFTDLMWDQGNPSFSKSVESFSEKLSELDKIVRKMVVESLGLDKYMDEHMDSTDYLIRLQKYDKPQSDETELGLSSHTDKNIVTILYQNEINGLEVLTKDGQWFTSQPSLNSFVVMIGESFTAWTNGRLHAPYHKVMMSGDEARYSIGLFSVPKPGYVIKAPKEMVDEAHPLLFKPYDHHQFLQFYYTEAGQRSPAALKQYCGV; from the exons ATGGGTTCAGAAACAATCAAACTCCCAATCATAGACTTCTCCAATCTCAAACCTCAAACTGAAACCTGGGATTCGACGAAAGCTCAAGTCCACCAAGCCTTAGAAGAATACGGCTGCTTCGAAGCAACATTCAATCACATCCCTCTTCATCTCCGAAAATCAGTCATTCATGAAATTAAAGAACTCTTCGATCTTCCTTTACCCATCAAATTACGCAACAGGTCCAACAAACCCTACCACGGGTATGTCGGCCAGTATCCGATGGTCCCGCTCTACGAGAGCCTCGGGATCCCTGACGCCCTCTCCCCGGGAAAAATCCAAGGCTTTACCGATCTCATGTGGGACCAAGGCAATCCCTCGTTCAG CAAGAGTGTGGAGTCCTTCTCGGAGAAACTATCGGAATTGGACAAGATTGTGAGGAAAATGGTTGTGGAGAGCCTTGGACTAGACAAGTACATGGATGAGCACATGGATTCGACGGATTACCTCATTCGACTGCAAAAATATGATAAGCCTCAAAGCGATGAGACTGAGCTAGGGTTATCATCCCACACGGACAAGAACATCGTAACAATCTTGTACCAGAATGAGATCAACGGACTCGAAGTCCTCACCAAAGATGGACAGTGGTTTACCTCTCAACCCTCACTTAACTCCTTTGTTGTCATGATTGGAGAATCCTTTACT GCATGGACAAACGGGCGGCTGCACGCACCCTATCATAAGGTGATGATGAGTGGAGACGAAGCTCGATACTCTATCGGATTGTTTTCAGTTCCTAAACCGGGATACGTAATTAAGGCCCCTAAAGAGATGGTGGATGAAGCGCATCCATTGCTCTTCAAGCCCTATGATCATCACCAGTTTCTTCAATTTTACTATACTGAAGCTGGTCAGAGATCTCCAGCAGCTCTCAAACAATACTGTGGTGTCTAA
- the LOC121797858 gene encoding probable 2-oxoglutarate-dependent dioxygenase AOP1 has protein sequence MSFVSMKIPLIDLSNLGENDSTRWESTKIQIREALQEYGCFEATFNNIIPLELRKSVGDGIRQLFDLPLATKLLNKNPQIPLHSYVGRNDSNTLVESIAIDGALSPHEVDTFTNLMWPDQGNPTFSKDILLYCGKLSKVDKIVRRMVLESLGLEKYIDEQINSTDYVCRIQKYEAPRTPHSTLGLYSHTDKNIMTTLHRLNHVNGLQVLSKDGKTWIPADTTSLDSIIVMVGTTLRAWTNGRLHDPLHRVVVSGNETRYTIGLFTVAKKGYVIKTPEELVNEDHPLLYKPFDYYKFINFTSTDAGRASPDPLKEYYGA, from the exons atgaGTTTTGTAAGCATGAAGATCCCTTTGATTGATTTGAGCAACCTAGGAGAAAATGATTCTACAAGGTGGGAATCAACCAAAATCCAAATTCGAGAAGCCCTTCAAGAATATGGGTGTTTCGAAGCTACATTCAATAACATTATTCCTCTTGAGTTGAGGAAATCAGTTGGTGATGGGATTCGACAACTTTTCGATCTCCCTTTAGCCACCAAACTACTTAACAAAAATCCACAAATACCTTTACATAGCTATGTTGGCCGAAACGATTCCAATACACTCGTAGAAAGTATAGCCATTGATGGCGCCCTCTCGCCTCACGAAGTCGACACCTTCACCAACCTCATGTGGCCTGATCAAGGCAATCCCACTTTCAG CAAAGATATACTATTATACTGTGGGAAACTGTCTAAAGTTGACAAGATTGTGAGGCGGATGGTATTGGAGAGTCTTGGACTGGAAAAATACATAGACGAACAGATCAACTCCACAGATTACGTCTGTCGTATCCAGAAGTACGAGGCGCCTCGAACGCCTCACTCAACACTCGGATTATATTCCCATACAGATAAGAACATCATGACCACACTGCATCGGCTCAATCATGTTAACGGTTTGCAGGTTCTTTCCAAAGATGGCAAAACTTGGATCCCTGCAGATACAACATCACTCGATTCAATCATTGTCATGGTCGGGACCACTCTCCGT GCATGGACAAACGGGCGACTGCATGATCCATTGCACAGGGTGGTGGTTAGCGGGAATGAAACTCGATACACTATCGGATTGTTTACGGTTGCAAAAAAAGGGTACGTGATTAAGACTCCGGAAGAGTTGGTGAACGAAGATCACCCTTTGCTCTACAAGCCTTTTGATTACTATAAGTTCATTAATTTTACTAGCACAGATGCTGGTAGGGCTTCGCCGGATCCTCTCAAGGAATATTATGGAGCCTAA
- the LOC121800488 gene encoding deoxypodophyllotoxin synthase-like: protein MDSPCQPQLPTIKFNSKKLKNGSTDLFNSTSDSVRAALETYGCFVIEYEEMSPQLYEAMYGLSEELFRLPMETKRNHTSKLPGFGYGGNYAAMPLFEYFGIEHAQPDLESMRKFTGLFWPDGNQYFCETLQSYCNLLSELYWTVMKMVTSSYGLERHYSTLETASFYMTRLMRYHAPGEGKSNIGILPHRDKSFLSVIGTNEVRGLEIETPDGDWIHFEPAPTKFIVVVGEALMAWSNGRIYCPLHKVVARGMKEKYSIGTFSFVRGILEVPQELVNDKNPLQFKPFNHLDFLDYCREGGSKMYGAIQGYCEESTRIES from the exons ATGGATTCCCCCTGCCAACCTCAGCTGCCCACTATCAAATTCAACTCGAAGAAGTTGAAAAATGGAAGCACAGATTTGTTCAATTCGACCTCGGATTCAGTCCGTGCGGCTCTGGAGACGTACGGGTGCTTCGTGATCGAGTACGAGGAGATGAGTCCGCAGCTGTACGAGGCGATGTACGGGCTGTCGGAGGAACTGTTCCGCCTCCCCATGGAAACTAAACGCAACCACACTTCTAAACTTCCAGGTTTCGGCTATGGCGGAAATTATGCTGCGATGCCTCTCTTTGAATATTTCGGCATCGAACATGCTCAACCTGATCTCGAATCAATGAGAAAGTTTACCGGCTTGTTCTGGCCCGACGGCAACCAATACTTTTG TGAGACGCTACAGTCGTACTGCAATCTGCTGTCGGAATTGTATTGGACGGTGATGAAGATGGTGACAAGCAGTTATGGATTAGAAAGACACTACAGCACTCTAGAAACGGCGTCGTTTTATATGACGAGATTGATGAGATACCACGCCCCTGGTGAAGGCAAATCTAACATCGGCATCTTGCCTCACAGAGACAAGAGTTTCTTGTCTGTAATTGGGACTAACGAGGTACGAGGTTTGGAGATCGAAACTCCTGATGGTGATTGGATCCATTTTGAGCCAGCTCCCACAAAGTTCATCGTTGTTGTTGGTGAAGCTCTCATG GCATGGAGCAATGGTAGGATATATTGCCCCCTTCACAAAGTGGTGGCGCgaggaatgaaagaaaaatattcTATTGGTACATTTTCTTTTGTTAGGGGAATACTGGAAGTACCTCAAGAATTGGTGAATGAcaaaaatccactccaattcAAACCTTTCAACCATTTGGATTTTCTTGACTACTGCCGTGAAGGGGGCTCCAAGATGTACGGAGCCATTCAAGGATACTGTGAAGAGTCGACCCGCATAGAATCCTAG
- the LOC121800491 gene encoding probable 2-oxoglutarate-dependent dioxygenase AOP1, with protein sequence MGSEPIKLPIIDFSNLKNQTETWESTKSKVWQAIVEYGCFEATFDYIPLHLQKSVIHETKQLFDLPLSIKLRNRSNKPFHGYVGQYSIVPLFESLGIPDPLSPGNIQGFANLMWAEGNPSFSGTVESFSEKLSELDKIVRKMIVESLGLHKYMDEHMDSSDYIFRFQKYDRPRSDETELGLTSHTDKNIVTILYQNEINGLEVLTKDGQWFTSQPSVNSFVVMIGDSLYSWTNGRLQAPYHKVMMSGDQARYSIGLFSVPKPGYMIKAPEEMVDEEHPMLFKPYDHHQFLQFFYAQAAQKSSIDALKEYCGV encoded by the exons atgggTTCTGAACCAATTAAACTCCCAATCATAGACTTCTCCAACCTTAAAAATCAAACTGAAACCTGGGAATCCACGAAATCCAAAGTTTGGCAAGCCATAGTAGAATACGGCTGCTTCGAAGCAACATTCGATTACattcctcttcatcttcaaaaATCAGTCATTCATGAAACGAAACAACTATTCGATCTCCCTTTATCCATCAAATTACGCAACAGGTCCAACAAACCCTTCCACGGCTACGTCGGCCAGTACTCGATAGTCCCGCTCTTTGAAAGCCTCGGGATCCCTGATCCCCTCTCTCCGGGAAACATCCAAGGCTTCGCCAACCTAATGTGGGCCGAAGGCAATCCCTCGTTCAG CGGGACTGTGGAGTCCTTCTCGGAGAAGCTTTCGGAATTGGACAAGATTGTGAGGAAAATGATTGTGGAGAGCCTTGGGCTACACAAGTACATGGACGAGCACATGGATTCGTCGGATTACATCTTTCGATTTCAGAAATACGATAGGCCTCGAAGCGATGAGACTGAGCTAGGGTTAACATCTCACACGGACAAGAACATCGTAACGATCTTGTACCAGAATGAGATCAACGGACTCGAAGTGCTCACCAAAGATGGACAGTGGTTTACTTCTCAACCCTCAGTTAACTCCTTCGTTGTCATGATTGGAGACTCTTTGTAT TCATGGACAAACGGGCGGCTGCAGGCCCCCTACCACAAGGTGATGATGAGCGGGGACCAAGCTCGATACTCTATTGGTTTGTTTTCGGTTCCTAAACCAGGGTACATGATCAAGGCCCCCGAAGAGATGGTGGATGAAGAGCATCCAATGCTCTTCAAGCCCTATGATCATCACcagtttcttcaatttttctaTGCCCAAGCTGCTCAGAAATCTTCCATTGATGCTCTCAAAGAATATTGCGGCGTCTAA